Proteins encoded in a region of the Oncorhynchus gorbuscha isolate QuinsamMale2020 ecotype Even-year linkage group LG16, OgorEven_v1.0, whole genome shotgun sequence genome:
- the LOC124000485 gene encoding alpha-2-antiplasmin-like isoform X1: MVLYLAVLLLLCLCQQGLTDETGMVAPEDHSCGEQVFRQEAWRSVGGAIERLGRQLLDSLQAGPEQPNVIISPLSVALALAQLSLGAHNETQKLLLSSLHAHTVPCYHHTLGSLLQHLTNTSLQVATRMYLRPEFEVYQSFVEESLRRYRSEPAPLISVEEVNRWVEEATKGHMTNFLPSIPHDMVLMLINAVHFKGEWEARFDPQLTQKGEFYLDNNNFVHVEMMRSAKYPLSLLEDGELGAQVARFPFKGNTSFLVVMPLPGRGNVSSLVAKLNISDLYRRLPQESTMQVQLPKFTLQYRQELQEALSSMGLGSLFSGPDLSGISAVPLQVSSVRHACGVELSEEGADASAATSVTIMRSVPIFFVNSPFLFALVDHTSLAPLFLGTVTNPAPDTSPMHIDSQLGNDPHGNNTQSDSTNSNNVQSDGPHSSNNVL, encoded by the exons ATGGTGCTGTATCTGGCTGTGCTCTTGCTGCTCTGCCTCTGTCAGCAGGGACTAACT GATGAAACTGGTATGGTAGCTCCTGAGGACCACTCCTGTGGAGAGCAGGTGTTCAGACAGGAGGCCTGGCGGTCAGTAGGAGGTGCTATAGAGAGACTGGGCCGGCAACTACTGGACAGCCTGCAGGCAGGGCCGGAGCAGCCCAATGTCATCATATCACCCTTAAGTGTGGCCCTCGCACTAGCACAGCTCTCACTGG GAGCTCACAACGAGACCCAGAAGTTGCTGCTCAGTTCTCTACATGCCCACACTGTACCCTGCTACCATCACACCCTGGGCAGCCTGCTCCAACACCTCACCAACACTTCCCTACAGGTGGCCACACGCATGTACCTgcgcccag aGTTTGAGGTGTACCAGTCCTTTGTTGAAGAATCCCTGCGTAGGTACAGATCAGAGCCTGCCCCCCTGATCTCAGTGGAGGAGGTCAACCGATGGGTGGAGGAGGCCACCAAAGGTCACATGACGAATTTCCTGCCCAGTATTCCGCACGACATGGTGCTTATGCTTATCAATGCTGTGCATTTCAAAG GTGAGTGGGAGGCTCGCTTCGACCCTCAGCTCACACAGAAAGGGGAATTCTACCTGGACAACAACAACTTTGTCCATGTGGAAATGATGCGCTCAGCCAAGTACCCACTGAGCCTGTTAGAAGATGGGGAGCTTGGAGCTCAG GTTGCACGTTTTCCGTTTAAGGGAAACACCAGCTTCCTAGTAGTGATGCCGTTGCCAGGAAGAGGAAATGTGTCATCGCTGGTGGCCAAGCTAAACATCTCGGACCTGTATAGGCGTCTACCTCAGGAGAGCACCATGCAGGTCCAACTGCCAAAGTTCACCCTGCAGTACCGTCAAGAGCTACAGGAGGCGCTGTCCAGCATGG GTTTGGGATCTCTGTTCTCTGGTCCTGATCTGTCCGGTATATCGGCGGTTCCTCTGCAGGTGTCCAGTGTGCGTCACGCTTGCGGGGTAGAGCTCAGTGAGGAAGGGGCCGACGCATCTGCAGCCACCTCTGTTACCATAATGCGCTCCGTTCCCATCTTCTTTGTAAACTCCCCCTTTCTGTTCGCCCTGGTAGACCACACCTCCCTTGCTCCCCTCTTCCTGGGCACTGTCACTAACCCTGCCCCTGACACCAGCCCAATGCACATCGACAGTCAACTCGGTAATGATCCCCATGGCAACAATACCCAAAGTGACAGCACTAATAGTAACAATGTACAGAGTGACGGTCCCCATAGCAGCAACAATGTACTTTGA
- the LOC124000485 gene encoding alpha-2-antiplasmin-like isoform X2 → MVLYLAVLLLLCLCQQGLTDETGMVAPEDHSCGEQVFRQEAWRSVGGAIERLGRQLLDSLQAGPEQPNVIISPLSVALALAQLSLGAHNETQKLLLSSLHAHTVPCYHHTLGSLLQHLTNTSLQVATRMYLRPESLRRYRSEPAPLISVEEVNRWVEEATKGHMTNFLPSIPHDMVLMLINAVHFKGEWEARFDPQLTQKGEFYLDNNNFVHVEMMRSAKYPLSLLEDGELGAQVARFPFKGNTSFLVVMPLPGRGNVSSLVAKLNISDLYRRLPQESTMQVQLPKFTLQYRQELQEALSSMGLGSLFSGPDLSGISAVPLQVSSVRHACGVELSEEGADASAATSVTIMRSVPIFFVNSPFLFALVDHTSLAPLFLGTVTNPAPDTSPMHIDSQLGNDPHGNNTQSDSTNSNNVQSDGPHSSNNVL, encoded by the exons ATGGTGCTGTATCTGGCTGTGCTCTTGCTGCTCTGCCTCTGTCAGCAGGGACTAACT GATGAAACTGGTATGGTAGCTCCTGAGGACCACTCCTGTGGAGAGCAGGTGTTCAGACAGGAGGCCTGGCGGTCAGTAGGAGGTGCTATAGAGAGACTGGGCCGGCAACTACTGGACAGCCTGCAGGCAGGGCCGGAGCAGCCCAATGTCATCATATCACCCTTAAGTGTGGCCCTCGCACTAGCACAGCTCTCACTGG GAGCTCACAACGAGACCCAGAAGTTGCTGCTCAGTTCTCTACATGCCCACACTGTACCCTGCTACCATCACACCCTGGGCAGCCTGCTCCAACACCTCACCAACACTTCCCTACAGGTGGCCACACGCATGTACCTgcgcccag AATCCCTGCGTAGGTACAGATCAGAGCCTGCCCCCCTGATCTCAGTGGAGGAGGTCAACCGATGGGTGGAGGAGGCCACCAAAGGTCACATGACGAATTTCCTGCCCAGTATTCCGCACGACATGGTGCTTATGCTTATCAATGCTGTGCATTTCAAAG GTGAGTGGGAGGCTCGCTTCGACCCTCAGCTCACACAGAAAGGGGAATTCTACCTGGACAACAACAACTTTGTCCATGTGGAAATGATGCGCTCAGCCAAGTACCCACTGAGCCTGTTAGAAGATGGGGAGCTTGGAGCTCAG GTTGCACGTTTTCCGTTTAAGGGAAACACCAGCTTCCTAGTAGTGATGCCGTTGCCAGGAAGAGGAAATGTGTCATCGCTGGTGGCCAAGCTAAACATCTCGGACCTGTATAGGCGTCTACCTCAGGAGAGCACCATGCAGGTCCAACTGCCAAAGTTCACCCTGCAGTACCGTCAAGAGCTACAGGAGGCGCTGTCCAGCATGG GTTTGGGATCTCTGTTCTCTGGTCCTGATCTGTCCGGTATATCGGCGGTTCCTCTGCAGGTGTCCAGTGTGCGTCACGCTTGCGGGGTAGAGCTCAGTGAGGAAGGGGCCGACGCATCTGCAGCCACCTCTGTTACCATAATGCGCTCCGTTCCCATCTTCTTTGTAAACTCCCCCTTTCTGTTCGCCCTGGTAGACCACACCTCCCTTGCTCCCCTCTTCCTGGGCACTGTCACTAACCCTGCCCCTGACACCAGCCCAATGCACATCGACAGTCAACTCGGTAATGATCCCCATGGCAACAATACCCAAAGTGACAGCACTAATAGTAACAATGTACAGAGTGACGGTCCCCATAGCAGCAACAATGTACTTTGA